A window from Bosea sp. ANAM02 encodes these proteins:
- a CDS encoding SRPBCC domain-containing protein: MHQPVTPSLTMKRRLKASPAEVYQAWTDPDLLVRWFGPENVVAQEAQIDPRVDGAYRVVMIEDTGERHEVLGRYLEVVENERLVFSWSWITTPERVSRVTVTLKSDGDGTILTLLHEKLADDAAVRGHTHGWTGTMAKLEAYFA; this comes from the coding sequence ATGCATCAGCCGGTGACACCGAGCCTCACCATGAAGCGCCGCCTCAAGGCGTCGCCGGCCGAGGTTTACCAGGCCTGGACGGATCCGGACCTGCTCGTGCGCTGGTTCGGCCCGGAGAATGTCGTGGCGCAGGAGGCGCAGATCGATCCGCGCGTCGACGGCGCCTATCGCGTCGTCATGATCGAGGACACCGGCGAGCGCCATGAGGTGCTCGGCCGCTATCTGGAGGTGGTCGAGAACGAACGTCTCGTCTTCAGCTGGTCCTGGATCACGACGCCGGAGCGTGTCTCGCGCGTCACCGTGACGCTCAAGTCCGATGGCGACGGCACGATCCTGACGCTTCTGCACGAGAAGCTCGCCGATGATGCCGCCGTCCGCGGCCACACCCATGGCTGGACGGGCACCATGGCCAAGCTCGAGGCCTATTTCGCCTGA